The Triticum dicoccoides isolate Atlit2015 ecotype Zavitan chromosome 6A, WEW_v2.0, whole genome shotgun sequence genome has a window encoding:
- the LOC119318499 gene encoding FT-interacting protein 3-like: protein MAKAEKLVVEVVAAHNLMPKDGQGSSSAYVEVEFEHQKRRTRPRPRELNPVWNERLVFPVADPDDLPYRAIDVGVYNDRAASSGNSPHGRNFLGKVRVPAAGVPAPGEPVVPQLFTLEKRSLFSHIRGEITLKIYRAGAAAGEMVAKGKQEKAAKVVVTGPEVVAAPPVNGGKKQQQQQQHQRQRQRQQPVVAARPHQTQQQQPQQPMEVLPQPQPAAMKPVMLADHYPVPGMFPGGPADFSLKETRPHLGGGLTADKASATYDLVEQMQYLYVRVVRARGVATPGEAVAEVKLGNYRGVTPPAAAHQWDQVFAFSKETIQSSFVEVFVRARGSDDHVGRIWFDLSEVPRRAPPDSTLAPQWYAMEDRKGERGSVEVMVAVWYGTQADEAFAEAWHSKAAGVQGHGPLGSIKSKVYVAPKLWYLRVSVIEAQDLLPMDKGPMAMGRYPELFVRAQIGSQMLRTRASPIMANRGPTNPFWNEDLMFVVAEPFEEFLVVSLEDHVSPGRDDILGRLVVPVTAIERRWDEKLVVSRWFGLERGAGGGNVAVNSPNSRFGSRVHLRLSLDGGYHVLDEATAYSSDLRPTAKQLWYPHVGVLELGVLGATGLTPMKGRADGRGATADSYCVAKYGQKWIRTRTVVDSVCPRWNEQYTWEVFDPCTVITVGVFDNCHVDKPAPGNNTTVAVRDNCIGKVRIRLSTLETDRVYTHAYPLLMLHPSGVKKMGELHLAVRFCSSNAGNMYHAYARPMLPKMHYVEPLLVRQVESLRFQATSVVAARLGRTEPPLGKEVVEYMLDHRSHLWSMRRSKANFFRLVSVLSGVMAVGRWFELVRSWHYPVHSCVAVFTFLVFVLMPELILPTAFLVMAFTGLWRYRVRPRHPPHMDMRLSHADAATVDELDEEFDTFPSSRGDVVRFRYDRLRSVAGRVQTVVGDIATQGERMQAVLSWRDPRATMLFSVACVAAAVIAYAVPMKLLVGLWGLYAMRPPRFRSRMPSPLMNFFRRLPSKADILL from the coding sequence ATGGCCAAGGCGGAGAAgctggtggtggaggtggtggcggcgcacAACCTGATGCCCAAGgacggccagggctcctcctcggcCTACGTGGAGGTGGAGTTCGAGCACCAGAAGCGCCGCACCCGGCCGCGCCCCAGGGAGCTCAACCCCGTCTGGAACGAGCGCCTCGTCTTCCCCGTCGCCGACCCCGACGACCTCCCCTACCGCGCCATCGACGTCGGCGTCTACAACGACCGCGCCGCCTCTTCTGGGAACAGCCCCCACGGCCGCAACTTCCTCGGCAAGGTGCGCGTCCCGGCCGCCGGCGTGCCCGCGCCAGGGGAGCCCGTCGTGCCGCAGCTCTTCACGCTCGAGAAGCGGAGCCTCTTCTCGCATATCCGCGGCGAGATCACGCTCAAGATTTACCGCGCCGGCGCCGCGGCCGGCGAGATGGTCGCCAAGGGCAAGCAGGAGAAGGCGGCCAAGGTGGTGGTGACTGGCCCCGAGGTggtcgccgcgccgcccgtgaATGGgggcaagaagcagcagcagcagcagcagcaccagcgCCAGCGCCAGCGCCAGCAGCCGGTGGTGGCCGCGCGGCCGCATCAGACGCaacagcagcagccgcagcagcccATGGAGGTCTTGCCGCAGCCGCAGCCGGCGGCCATGAAGCCGGTGATGCTCGCCGACCACTACCCCGTGCCCGGCATGTTCCCCGGCGGCCCCGCGGACTTCTCCCTCAAGGAGACGCGTCCCCAcctcggcggcggcctgacggccgACAAGGCCAGCGCCACCTACGACCTGGTCGAGCAGATGCAGTACCTGTACGTGCGCGTGGTGCGCGCGCGCGGCGTGGCGACGCCCGGCGAGGCCGTCGCGGAGGTCAAGCTCGGGAACTACCGCGGCgtcacgccgccggccgccgcgcaccAGTGGGACCAGGTCTTCGCCTTCTCCAAGGAGACCATCCagtcctccttcgtggaggtgtTCGTGCGCGCCCGCGGCAGCGACGACCACGTCGGCCGCATCTGGTTCGACCTCTCCGAGGTGCCccgccgcgcgccgccggacagcACGCTGGCGCCGCAGTGGTACGCCATGGAGGACCGCAAGGGCGAGCGCGGCAGCGTGGAGGTGATGGTCGCCGTGTGGTACGGCACCCAGGCCGACGAGGCCTTCGCCGAGGCGTGGCACTCCAAGGCCGCCGGCGTCCAGGGCCACGGCCCCCTGGGATCCATCAAGTCCAAGGTCTACGTCGCCCCCAAGCTGTGGTACCTCCGTGTGTCCGTCATCGAGGCGCAGGACCTGCTTCCCATGGACAAGGGGCCCATGGCGATGGGCCGGTACCCGGAGCTCTTCGTGCGCGCGCAGATCGGGAGCCAGATGCTGCGCACACGAGCGTCGCCGATCATGGCGAACCGGGGCCCGACGAACCCGTTCTGGAACGAAGACCTGATGTTTGTGGTTGCCGAGCCATTCGAGGAGTTCTTGGTGGTCTCTCTGGAGGATCATGTGTCGCCGGGCAGGGATGACATCCTCGGCCGCCTCGTCGTCCCGGTGACTGCCATCGAGAGGCGCTGGGATGAGAAGCTTGTTGTCTCCAGGTGGTTCGGGCTGgagcgcggcgccggcggcggcaatGTCGCCGTCAACAGTCCGAACAGCAGGTTCGGGAGCCGGGTGCATCTCCGGCTAAGTCTCGACGGCGGCTACCATGTTCTGGATGAAGCAACGGCGTACAGCAGCGATCTCCGGCCGACGGCCAAGCAGCTGTGGTACCCGCATGTCGGGGTGCTCGAGCTCGGCGTGCTGGGTGCCACTGGTCTGACACCGATGAAGGGCCGGGCCGATGGCAGGGGCGCCACGGCGGATTCCTACTGCGTCGCAAAGTATGGGCAGAAGTGGATCCGCACGCGCACCGTCGTCGACTCGGTGTGCCCCCGGTGGAACGAGCAGTACACCTGGGAGGTGTTCGACCCCTGCACCGTCATCACCGTCGGCGTCTTCGACAACTGCCATGTCGACAAGCCGGCGCCTGGGAACAACACCACGGTGGCTGTCCGTGACAACTGCATCGGCAAGGTCCGCATCAGGCTCTCGACACTGGAGACCGACAGGGTGTACACTCATGCCTACCCTCTGCTCATGCTGCATCCGTCCGGTGTCAAGAAGATGGGGGAGCTCCACCTGGCCGTGCGCTTCTGCTCCAGCAATGCCGGCAACATGTACCATGCCTATGCCCGCCCGATGCTCCCCAAGATGCACTACGTCGAGCCGCTGCTGGTGCGGCAGGTCGAGAGCCTGCGGTTCCAGGCCACGAGCGTCGTCGCCGCCCGGCTCGGCCGCACCGAGCCGCCGCTCGGCAAGGAGGTCGTCGAGTACATGCTGGACCACCGCTCACATCTGTGGAGCATGCGGCGCAGCAAGGCCAACTTCTTCCGCCTCGTCTCCGTGCTCTCCGGCGTGATGGCGGTTGGCCGGTGGTTCGAGCTGGTTCGCTCCTGGCACTACCCGGTGCACTCATGCGTCGCCGTCTTCACGTTCCTGGTGTTCGTCCTGATGCCGGAGCTGATCCTGCCGACGGCCTTCCTGGTGATGGCCTTCACCGGGCTGTGGCGCTACCGCGTGCGCCCGAGGCACCCGCCGCACATGGACATGCGGCTGTCCCACGCGGACGCGGCCACCGTGGACGAGCTGGACGAGGAGTTCGACACGTTCCCGTCGAGCCGCGGCGACGTGGTGCGCTTCAGGTACGACCGCCTCCGCAGCGTGGCCGGGAGGGTGCAGACGGTGGTGGGCGACATCGCGACGCAGGGCGAGCGGATGCAGGCGGTGCTCAGCTGGCGCGACCCGAGGGCGACGATGCTCTTCTCCGTCGCCTGCGTCGCTGCTGCGGTCATCGCCTACGCCGTGCCGATGAAGCTGCTGGTCGGGCTGTGGGGCCTCTACGCCATGCGCCCGCCGAGGTTCCGCAGCCGGATGCCGTCCCCGCTCATGAACTTCTTCCGGAGGCTGCCATCCAAGGCCGACATCCTGCTCTGA